ccctttcctccatgGAGGTATCTGGAAAAGAgagttccaagcagagggaagagcaagtgcaaaggccctgaggcatgaGTCAGCTTGCCTTGTTCAAAGAATGGCAAagcaggggggagggggagagaagtgggAGGTGAAGCCAGCAGGCAGCCAGGGCCAGATCTTACAGGGCCTTGTGGGCCAAGGTGAGGAGTGGTTTTACCAAGTAGGATGGGAGTCATGGAGGGTTCTCAGTAGAGGAAGGACATGACATgatgtaacatttttaaagaatccaTCTGGCTGCTGTGTACGGGgcaagagtggaggcagggaggccatcCAGAGACCACCGCAATAATTCAGGGGGAGACAGTGACAGgtcggcccagggtttgggggcAGGAAGGCGGTGAGAAGTGGTCAGCTTCTGGTTTGGAGGTAGGTAAAGACAACAGGATTCAAGATGATTGAatgaggggggagagagagaaagactggggAGCCAAGGCTGACTCCAAGGCTTTTGCCTGTGCAGCTGGCAGGACGGAGTGGCCAGCTACCAAGATGGGGAAGGCCGTGAGAGGAGCAGTTTGGGAAGGATCGCGGTTCCGTTTTGTACGCGTTAAATTTGAGACGCCTGAGTAAGGAGTAGGGTATAAGTTTGGAATCTGTTGGAAAATGCAGAGGATTTAAACCAGGAGAGGAATCACAAACTGAGCCtgggataaaaaaaaattggggagatGAGGAGAACCCAGCAAAGGAGCTTGAGAAGGGCGGTGAGAGAGCCGGAAGACAGAGATGGACACCAGCTTTGCTCCAGCCTGGCGCTGGGATGGTGCTCACAGCATCGGgcacctccacccccaggccccTGGTCAAGAGTATTGTGGAGATGCACATGGAGACGGAGGCCCAGGCCATCATCCGAGTGGAGACCAGCGAGAGGGGCGGCACTCTCGTCCTCCGCAACTGCTCCAACAGTCAGGGGAGCCTGCGCCTCAGCCTGCTCCGTCGGTGAGTGCCAGCACCTCCCGCCGGGCTCCCTCCACGCCTGGGAGGGAAGCCAGGTGGTGgccatacccattttacagatgaagaacacTGGAGAAAGAAAGGGCCTCCCGACTCTTGATCTGGGGCTCCTTCCAGGGAATGTGTGATGCCAAAGAAAGTTCAAGACATCAAGGATGAAAGTCATAATGGTGGGACTTCAGGCATCATGCAGGGAAGTGGGGCAAACATTTAAACGTGGAGAGGACGTGAGGAGGGGCTTCCTAGGGCCCCTCAAAGCACCGCAGGCCAGCTTGGGTGGGTCCATGGGGAAAAACATGCCTAGGGGTCAGGCAGACGCATCTCCTTCATGTCCTGCCTGGTTGACGCCAGGCAAGCCGCCTCCCTGTGCCTCCCCgtccagagcagaggcagaggatCAGATCAGACCACAGCCGTGAAGCACTCAGCACAGGTGGGGCACACGGCAGgtgctttcccctcctccttaGCAGGAGCATGGGGAGAACACCGCTGCCAGCATCCCAGTGTGGGGCACAAACTTCTAGAGACATcgcccagcccctgctccctgaGAACGCTGCCACCGTCTACACCTGGCCCAGGGTGTAGACTCTACTCCCAGCCCGTCTCTGAcaggttgtgtgaccttgggcaggttccttcctgccctggactctgtctccctttctgtgAAACGGGGGAGAGGTGACCATCTCTGACCCTTCCtaatctctctccccttctcccctccggAAGCTTCTCCTTCCTGGTCAACTCCTTAGCCGACAAGGTCATGAGCTTCCTGCTGCCAACCCTGCCCACGCTGGTGAAAAGCCAGGTGAGTGGAGTCAGGGCCCCTCTGGCCTGCAAAGATTGCTCCCCCCACGGGGCTGGGGTGGAACTGCAAGCTGGTGCTTAGGGACCTGTGTCTCCTGGAGGGGGGACTTCTGCGCCTGGATCATTCTTTCAGCAATGGATCATTGAGGTCCAGGTAACGGAGCTGCCAGAAGTCCACCAGGAGACCTTGATCAGTGATGTGCTGACAAATTGTTAACAGCTGACACTGGAGGGCAGGGAGCCCTGATTGTAGCATTTGAGGATTTCTCTGGTATAAACCTCCACAGCCAGTTCAAGCTACTAGCATGATGCCATTGCGCAGAGTTGGGAAGAAGTGCATAGCAGCATGCTACTTTATGGTACTTCCACCATACAGATGCGATAGACATAAATATCCTCAAGAGCAATAGATAATaggaaaatgtaacaaaaattagGAACCAATAAGTTTTGAGTTTTCATTAACTCTACTTTTAGCATAATTAATTTAGTTGTaagtttacataatttaatttttagtaatgtCTGGATTTAGCACACAGCTCAGAAATTCCCCCAAAAGGTAGCCATTAGCCCTTGCAAACTGGTACAAGCTGGCTCGAGAATACCAGTCAGTGTCTCGCACCAATCTGTGGTCTTCAGGGGTCTGTCGCCCACCAAGTCCTGCtgggtttatttttctgagtCAGTAAACACAAATCAGTCTCACTTCACAAGGCCCTTCTATGTCACAGGTGAACTAAAACTCTTTAAGTTGGATTCACCCACTTTGACCATTGCTTCCCACTGTAAATTCCAAGATGTAGTCACAGCAGTGGGCCTCCTGGGGTTCAAAACACCTCCTAAGATAATTCATAAGTTTATTACACTAAGACTATTTTGAATTGAAAAGACAATGTGATAACTAAAACAACTTTGGGGGGAAAGTACGTGGAATTCTTCCACTGTAACTTGGCTGCTGTTTTCCCTTTTGCATTTTGCCTTCCAATCCCCATCCACAAGCACGCAGACTTTTACGTGGCTGCACTTGGGATCAATACTATTGGGTATTCCTTAAGTCATATCTAGTTTCTATGCCATTGTACGACAGTCATAATATTGTCATAACTGTAGCATGTTTAATACGTTACTAAGCCATTCTAGAGAGCCTTTATAATAGCATCTGAAAGTAAGTAACTTTGTAAAATTGGACTTCTGTTATGTgaggtatttttccttttaacaaatcACTTTTTCTATTTAACGGTGGGAGATTCTTAAAGTAGGGCCCAGCAGGAAATtttttcccagcctccagcaaaATTATAGTTTAACTGGCATCATACTTTAATAgctaaaaatgtatttcctacTAGAAAAGATGGCAAGAACTTGGgattataaaatgttctttacCTAATATCTGTTTTCAAGGGTGAAAAGCCAAATATATTGAACAACATGAGAAAACTGGCATTCCATTAATGATCATGGTTTCCCAGCATGATTCACTGGATTTGATATGACGGTCATATGAATATTTCATCTGGCATGAAGGGAACAGGCACCCCATGTTTAAATCTGGCAGGAGCCCATCTAGAAAATGCCGAAGGCCCTTTCAGTGCAAATATGTGGGTCCCAACTCCAGGTGCACATCAGAACCTCCTGGGAAGGCTTTTAAAAACGCAGATATCTGGGCTACACCCCAGAGACGCCTGTGTAAGTGGTCTGGGTGAGGCCCTAGTGTCCCGCAGGATTCTAGCTCCCTGGAGATCCTAATGTGTAGGAGAGCTGAGATCCACTGGTGCAAGTGAGGGACAGGGAATTGTGGGAGAAGGTGCTGAGATGGCCAGGGACAACTTTCCCACGGGGAACAGACGGTCCCTCAGCAGTGGATGCTGGGAGCCTCTGAGCCCAactcctccaccctccctggGTTCTGGGTGGCAGAGCAGCCTGGAGCAGGGAACGggttttcagagaaaaagttAACATTTCTCAAAGGGCATTGTCCTTTCTTGAGAGTAAGTTCTTCCAGAAGTTCTTCCACTAGGGAAATTGTACCCAAGACAAAATGACAAAGTCTCAGAGCACTGCCCTGGAAAATGGGCTGCCTAGACCAGAGGATGAGGCCTTTGGGCCCCAAGGGCAAGTGAGTCAAATGTGCAAGCCCCTCCTTAAGCAGAACAGGTGCGACCAGAGTTAGGTTAGGCCAGCGTTTCTCACCCTCGGCACTGCTGACATTTGGGcgggataattctttgttggggggtgctgtcctgtgcgttgtgggatgtttagcagcatccctggcctctccccaccagatgccagtaacACACCCTctccctccagttgtgacaacttTTAGTTCTGTCTCCAGAAACttccaaatgtctcctggggagcAAAACCCTCCCCTGCTGAGAACTGCTGGCAGTTTTGAGGGGAGAAGAGTTCAGTGGGCAAAGGGACGTGTTGGGGCTCGAAACCCTCAATGGGCACAAAGAGATAGTCCGTGAGTCTGGCCGGGTGTGTCTTCTGGCCTCTGTGCTAGAGTCTAACATGCAGAAAGAACTCAGTAAcgatttgttgaatgagtaagtgaatgaaggGATgaattctccattttcctttcatgAGAAAACATGGGATCtcatgaacaagacaaggagtCTGATGTCGAGGGCAGCTGGCGAGCCGGGCACACCCTGGACATAGGGCAAGGGACAAACCATTGCAAAAAGTCCCAGGTGACACTGGGGGCCAGGGTGGGCTCTGAGCAGCAGGGATGGCTCTGGAGGAGTGGACGAACCACTGACTCCTCAACCCCAAGGATGAAAACTTGGCTGGCCATGGGCACAATGGTGGGACTCAGGCCTGGTAGGCTGGGCACGGGTCACTGTGGGGCTGTGTTCTGGCCCCTCGCTGATGGAGGCCCTGCGTTTGTGCTGTTGCAGCTGTGTCCCGTGATCGAGGCAGCCTTTGAGGACATGCGTGAGGACCTCCTGCGCCTGGTGAGGGGTGAGTGCACCAGTCTCTCCCACCTCTTTTACATTGCTGCTGAGCCGGCCCCCcggccctgcctctgcccagggcGGGCCTCCCCAGGCAGGCCTGAGCAGCAGGTTGGAGGAGCAGACAGGAATTCACGACTGTGGCTTcatgagtgcctactatgtgcaggtTTCTATGTgagccagcgggggcagcagctgAACCCAAGCTCAAATGCAAACTCTGCCATCGACGCTGTCCGTGACTTTGGGAAAGCCAGCTCCACTTCCTTATCCTCAGTtccctcatccgtaaaatgggccTAAACTCCCTACCTCACAAGATTGTTAGCGAGGATGAAAAGATTACGGGAAAGttccaggcacacagcaggtgctctgcCGGGCATGGAGAAGTGCTTACAAATGTGTGCtgagtggataaatgaatgaatgagtgaatgagtgaatgatacAGCCACCACTGTAACCTGTTAGAGAAGAAGGAACCAGGGAAGAGACAAGATGTGTGCTCAGGAAGGAGGTCACTTCTCCCTCCCCAAGAGTAGCAGAGATGGGACGACGCAGGCTTCTGCCCCCACCTCGGAATTCTGCCGCGCTCAGACTCCTCAGAGAGAATTGGTGTGAAGAAGACAATTCTACCGTCTCCTCTTGGGATCTGAAGAAGCTCATGTAAAGGGCGacggagaggagggggagaggagacgGAATCGATATGCATGGAGCCCCCGCGGAGCCCCGCTGGGCTGGGTATTTCATGGACACTGGCTGACTCTGCAGACAGCTCCATGAGCTCGTGATCACGACCcacttcacagagaaggaaatggaggctcagagaaattaagtcatTTGTCCAGGTTCACAGAGGAAATTAGTGACAGGAGAAAGCTTAAACTCAACTCTTCAAGTTCCAAGTCTGGTGTCATTCCGATCTGAGCCGCTTTACTGGGCACCAGTCCTGCACAACCTGAGGcgggttttattattttacccCCATTGTAAGGTGAGGAAACAGTTTCAGGGGCGAGAAGAGACTAGCCAAGGCCACTGGGGTCAAACGGAAGTCTATCTGGCTCCTCTGTCCCCCAGGTGCAGGGCGGGAagtctggggagggagggatggtgtTGGGGGCCATGGGCCCCTCAGCGGACCTCCGGGTTTCCCGCAGAACAGCAGGGCAGATGAGATGCTGCCACCACCTGGAGCCTGAGGAGGGAATGCCAAGGCCACCTCAAGGGATGTGATGGACAGACCCAGACCCCGCCCGGGTAGGGGTGCAAATCAGTCTGATGGGGGAGGCGGAGAGTTATAAGCAATAGGTCAATTTTGTTCCAAACCAGGACTTCGGCGTAGGACCGACGAGGTTAAGATCCTTTCACACTGTGATGTGGAGCAAGTCATTTCAGTttcctgagcctcggtttccgcatctgtgaaatgggggtaatgATGAGACCCACCTCCTGAGGTTACTGTGAGGGTTACCAGCTAACACGTGTAGAGCTTCAGCCCGGTACCTGGCGCTCCGCATCTGCTCCATGAATGTCATCGTGATCATCATCGGTGTCATCATTCCCCCTGCGTCTCCCTACttaccccccacccccggggCAATGATGCAGCCCAGTCGAAAGCAGCCCCCAAACCGCCCTGTCTGACAGTGCCCTCCCCCCTAATGGAACTTTCTCCTGTCCCGAGCAGTGCCCATTTCCCTCAGCTCTGGCCACTTGCAGTTTGACCTTCTGTCTCCTGCCATCAAGCATGACGTCATCCAGCTCCACCTGCAGGTGAGTGTCATGGGACCTCGAGGGTAAAGTGGGGACCTCAGTGCCCTTCTCTGACCACCAAGGGTCAGGCGCCATGGGTCTGTTTCAGGGGCGAAAACGCCAGTCACAGTAAGGACACACAGGCTGATTTAGAAAATCTCACAGGCTGAACGTGTGCCGTGTAAACCATTCTGACGGAGGAAGCCAGCAGGTAGAATCCAAGGGCCACACACAGATCTCGACCCCGATGATCTGTCCCCCACCCTGATTTTCCCAGGCAGGGGCCGGAGTGTGTGCTCTGGGCTCTTGGTCTTTCTCCTGGGCGAGCCCCTGCCAATCCCCAAATATCTGGTCACCTTGAACCAAGAGCCCAGGATCGAGACAGATCACTCAAGACATTGTGGATCACGCAGACCTAAgctctctcccagctccacagctccctcgctgtgtggctttgggaaacTTTcatcacctttctgagcctcagtttcctcatctgtaaaatgtagataataatagTGACCAAggagaggatgaaatgagactgCACAGGAGCCTGGTAACTCAGCTCCCTGCAAACTGTGGGGCTGCACCCTCACTGGAGCTGGCCTCCCTGAGGGACCAGGCCAACCTGGGCAGCGAGAATCCCAGACCAGCTTCCGTGGACCCTTTGGAAAACTGCAGCATCAAACActtccatccattttgttgcaagtTTGAATTTTCCCTTCATCCAAAGGGTTTGTGCAGTATCTAAGTTGAAATCTAAATGCCAAATAAGACATCTAGGCTTAAAAAAGTCAGAGGTTATCTGAGGGGTCAGGTGGAGTAGATGTTgcttggcacctgagataactcATCACCTATGGCAAGGCATTGAATTCCAGGCTAAGCTTCCTGGCAGCAAATGCAAAAAGGGAAACAGACTGAATGGTGTCTTTTCCTTCTAGGTTGTTACTGGGTAAGTTGTGGAGTTAAAGTTCCCAGCCAACTCTCTGCTCTGTGTCTCCTCAGGCCGAGTTGTCGGACTCACAGGGAAAAGTGACCAAGTGGTTCAATGAGTCTGCAGTCTCCCTGACGATGCCCACCCTGGAAGGTGAACCTTTCAGCCTCACCATAAGGCAAGATGTGGTGAATGCTGCAGTCGCTACCTTGGTCCCTCCAGAAGAACTCATGGTCCTGTTGGACTATGTGGTAAGCCTCAGCATGGACAGAGGATGGGGCCACCTCTGCTGTATCATGGGAATATCCTGAATCAGTCAGGGCACAGGAACCCCCTAAGCCCCTGAGCAGGAATCCCCTGTCAGGCTCAGTTTAAACACCTCCAGTAATGGAGAGCTCACCCCCTCCTCTAACAGACCTTGCCTCTGACATAGACATCTAAAGCTGAAAATTTCCCTGGGGGACATCCATCCCCCATCCCAGTTCTGCCCCCTGGAACCTGATACACCTGCTTTCTCTATCAAGTACAGTCCTCTCAAGCCAAAGGAGTCAGATACTGAGTGGTCCAGGCATGGCAGTTGTGCCCCTGCCCTTCACTATGGGGCCCATGGCAGACATCGCTAATCGATCAGGGCCCTCCTTTCCACAGAGCCTAGATGCCAGCACAGCCTTAGAATCCTTATCAACACAGCACAGCAGGCAGTACCTCATGTCAACCAGAGTGTGCCACTCCTCCAGGGtgactgatgaggaaactgaggcacagagagggaagggtTGGCCCAAAGTTATGTGAGGGCATCAGGACTTCAGGTCAACTGATAGACAACAGGTGAGCAAGCTCTTGAGGATTAGAACTCAGGGTAGGGGGCTGGGGTGATGAGAAAGGAGGAGTGGTCACCAGCAACCACCTTCATGAGCACAGTAAGATCTGGGTCACTTCTCTACGTCCTCTGTGAGCAGAAAGCTGCCCACAGACCCCAACCACCACCAATCCACAGTGAAATTCCAGGCCAGCGGGGACCCCATGCCCCACAGCAGCTGACACAGGGCTGTTTTCCACCAGTGACAGACAGGTGGCCTGGACCACCAGGCCCACCCAGCTTTTCCAGGGCTCCCAGCAGTGGGGCTGCTGGAGGTGTGTCTCGCCTCTCTGCCCGCTGACCTGCTCTGGCCTCCTCTCATCCGCAGCTTCCTGAGCTGGCCCTCCGGCTAAAGTCGAGCATTAAGGTGATCAATGAAAAGGTAGGTCTGTTCCCATCCGCAGCTTGATGGGCGTTTGCTGGGGTCTCTCCACTGGCCTCTAGGGAATAAAATACATGTAGgcccactctccttccttccagtaCTGGTGACTTTGACAGACCAGGTCCTTGTCCTCACGGAGATTTCACTCTAACAGAACAGTTTGACCcgaatcaaataatcacacagatAATAGTTCAGTTGCAAGTGTAGTGAAAACAGGGCATCTTCTATGGGTTATGAGAGCGTTACTGGGGCGCCTGACACAGTCTGGAAGACTAGAGAGGGCCTCCCTGGAGGGAAGGGTATTCCAGACAGAAGGGGACAGCAACAATCCCTTCCAGGATCTGAGAGAAGGACAGTctggctggagagcagagaagTAGCAGGAAGCCCAGGAAGGTGGGCGCAGGTCGGGCCCCCCAGGGCCTGTGAGCCACGGTGAGGCATGTGGGAGGCCACAGATGGGTGTGATGTCCTTCCAGGCTGCAGATCAGCTTGGACCCACACAGATCGTGAAGATCGTAACTCAGGAGACCCCAGAGCTCCTTCTGGACCAGGGCAGAGCCAAGGTGGCCCAGTTGATTGTGCTGGAAGTGTTTGCCACCAGTGAAGTCCGCCGCCCCTTCTTCACCCTGGGCATCGTGAGTTCAGTCGTCTGAGATGTCAGGAGCATCCTGGGGAGCCTCCTGTCCACTGCTCCTGTCCAGCCCTCTTGCTTTGCTAAATGTTTCCACCTCTCTTGTCACCCAGCAGAGAGGGAGTGGGGGAGCTCTCAACCAAGAATCAGGAGCTTTGGGGGCCCGACTCTGACTCTGTGACTTATTAGCCGGGCCTTGTGTACCCACCTTCTGAGTCAGTCATTGGCCACCAACGGCCCCAGGGTAGGAGGAACTTGACCTCCCAGAAGGGCAGCTCCATGTAGTGAGGGAAGGAACAGCAGTGAGCTGTTAGCAGCAGCACTCAGCAGCTGAGCAATGGATGCCCCATCCTATGGAGGGGGTCTGAGCGGGGCACCCACTGTATCCACTACTGAGAGCGAAGGGTAGAGAGAGACGAGGGAGGGTTCATGGCTGGGTGCCAGAACTGTGCCTAACCAAGGAGTCTGGGTGGCACCTGGTGGGCAGAAGGAGGCTCATGTTGACACTCTCCTTACAGCAGGGTTACCATGTACAGCTGTGCGGTTTGTCCACACACAATTTCAGACTACAGGATGCTTGATGCCCTGGCTTCCTGCTTTGAAGGATACTCCTATCGCCGGACCAGCAGTGGGAGTGGACtgccgggccagccccactccctgGTGACCTGGCCCTTCTGTGGCCAACGGCAGGCTCTTTTCAAAAGGCCACCCAGGGCAGCCTGCACAACAATTTTGTTCTCTGCGTGCAGCTGGCCTGGAGCTGGAGCCTGGCCCTCTGCCCTCAGGCTCACCGCAGCCCCAGGCCAAGTTGATGTCTATCTTTGGCACCCGCATTTGAGACCTGGCTCAGCTTCTGACCTTTCCCATGATAATAATGGTTAACATTTACTAGAGGCTTACTGATCTttgtccctcagtttccccacctctaCAATGGGGTAATAATAGGAGCCACTGCATAGGGTTGTGAGGATCAAAGGAGATGACCATATAAAGCTCTTAAAACCCTGCCCAACACACAGTGAGGGCTCCATGCATATTGCCTGCTGTCGTCATCATCTTCATCCTCattcctcacaacagtcctatgCGGTCATCTGTCAATGGGGAGAGGGTGGAGGTACtgtcccatttaacagatgagagagtgaggcccagagaggtccaGCCCTTTCCCAAGGGCACAGAGCCAGTAGCTGAGATTCAGACGTGTCAACTTGACCCCAGAGCCTCCTTGCAGAACCCCACACCCCACTCTTGCAGCATATTCTTAAAAGAAAGGGGCCTGGGCTTCTCTTGTTGCAGGAAGCCAGCTCGGAAGCGCAGTTTTACACCAAAGGTGACCAACTTACGCTCAACCTTAATGAAATCAGGTAAACATGTGAATCATTATGAAGATTCTGGGGATGAAAACGAGTCTTGCCTCACGaccattgcttttctttaaacGCCCGGTGCTTCGAGCCTCTGGGCTGTGGGCCTCCAGTGAAGGCTGCTCCAGGACGGGCAGGGAGGCGGCCCCTCCTGGACTGTCCCGCTGTCGGGCACtgaatgagagaaagggaagaaaagggaggcGGCCTTGCAGCAGCCATGGGGCAGGCTGACCCCGACCATGGGAACGGCCTGCCCAGCACCATCTTCTTGGACTTGGGCGCCCATTCTGGATGCCTCCAAGATAGAGGCAGCTACAGTCACGCCCGGACACTGAGGCCCCATGGAGCCCAGGCCAGCAGCGCAGGGCTCCAGCTGCCTGCCCAccttctcccctgccccactCTCCCCCTGCCGCCCCAGAGGGAGTTCAGGGGCTGCGAACTGGAGCCTCCTGGGACCAATCGAGCCCGCAGATATGTTTTCATCAGCCCGCATAGGGTTaggtttttttaatataagctaGTAGACAACTTATGAAAATCAGAATATCTAGCCACCGTGGGCCTGCATTCCTACCTGGCAGCAAATAGTTGAGCTGGGAACAAGGTGCCCCCTTAGAAGAAGCCTGAGCTCCCCAATTCACCTTGGTCCTCACTCCCGGGGgtgatttttctgctcttttagCTActatttgtttcctctctctgccctgccacCCCACTAcattgtaagctccatgaggcaaAGATTTTATTTGGTCCACGGCCATATTTCCAGAGCCTGCACTGTGCCTGGGGCAGTAGGTGCCCAAATCATAGTTGTggactgaataaacaaatgggctCTGAGGGGCCATTCTCATGGGCGTCTTCTGTTGCAGCGCCAATCGAATCCACCTGATGAACTCCGGCATTGGCCTGTTCGACGTGAGTATTAACAGATGGTCCCTGGAGACACGGAGGATAGCCCAGGATGGGccatttcaaaaagatatattgCTCAGGACCTGCTTTGAATGAGGCCCCCACAGGCAGCCCCGTGATGGGCTTGCTGGCTTCCCCATTATCAGCCAAAAAGTCCAGCCTCCTGGCTCAGGCGTTCACTGAGTGCCTAACAGAGCACTGGATCAGAACAGAGCAGAGCAGTGGAGCCACTGAGTGTGGGGCAGTGGGGGCAACCCTCTAATGCACCccaagcccccacccccaggcccagggcccgcTGAATTTGTGCCGCCCTCAGCCTGTCCAGTCCCCTGGAAGCCCTCGCAGCTCTGACCAGCAGGGGACCTGGGACCCAGCATCTTCCCCCAAGTGCCCTCGAGATGGAATGGCTGGGAGGACTCCAGATTCAGTCAGGGTGATGGTGCTCTTTCTCTCACAGCCTGAACTTCTGAAAGACATCACCGCTGAGATGCTCACCTCCGCCCTGCTGCCGAATGAAAACGGTGCGTCCTTTACCATCCGACCCCACGCTCCCCAGGGCTTCACGGGCAATGCTTTCCTTCTGCTGCCCTCCTCTCCATGTGGGGCCCCTTGCATTCGTTTCTATCCAGCCTCAAAGCCTagttcaaatcccatctcctccaggaagccttcccagtcACCCAACTGGAAATGACCTCTCCCATCTGCAacaccccagccccactcctttACTCATGGCGGAGCCCAGGCATGCCGCGATCATCAGGCAATGCCTGGCCTCACAGGCCAACAGTAGGAGAAGACAGAGTGTCAAGAGCCAACCACGGCACACTCTGTGTGCCTCAGGttgacctgggttcaagtcctgacGCCCCTCCTGCTGGCTGCCTGGCCTTGGACAAGTGGCCCTGTCATCCTGAGCCTTGCTtgctccatctgtaaaatgggaaataagaGTATCTTCCTCAGAGGCATAAAGAAGATGACTTTTCAGGGAGCAGAAAGGGGTGCCAGGCAGTCGGTGCTCAACGTTTCTTAGCCACAGCTGATGTTGGCATTGTTATCTGTGTCACTAGGgtagaagccaagagaaaaggtGGGATTACTCTCATCAAGCCCCCAGTCATGGGGTGGGGAGAACTGGGAACCTAGGCCAAccctgcctttttcatttctttatttgatttGAGTTGGAGATGTCAAAACATAGATCCCTCTGCTGTGGATAATGGGAGCTCCTGACGGCTCTGGAGCAGAAGCGTGAGAGGATGTGAGGAGTCAGCCAGAAGCCAGTGCTGGAGGCAAAGGGTGGGGAGATGAGGCTGAGGGATGCTGGGGCCAGAGAATGTGTGAGCAGAGGCAGAAGGCATGGTCTG
The sequence above is drawn from the Equus quagga isolate Etosha38 unplaced genomic scaffold, UCLA_HA_Equagga_1.0 80795_RagTag, whole genome shotgun sequence genome and encodes:
- the LOC124234486 gene encoding BPI fold-containing family B member 1-like isoform X2 — encoded protein: MTGTSESKRGISRRFRCLPPATTDPRKMAGPWTFALCGLLAATLVRATLSPAAVLSLSPEVIEGKLTQKLKDHDAVDILWRLPLLSTMREKPAGGNPILGSLVTFLMKYIIWLKVTSANILQLQIQPSADGQELVVKVPLDMAAGFNMPLVKSIVEMHMETEAQAIIRVETSERGGTLVLRNCSNSQGSLRLSLLRRFSFLVNSLADKVMSFLLPTLPTLVKSQLCPVIEAAFEDMREDLLRLVRVPISLSSGHLQFDLLSPAIKHDVIQLHLQAELSDSQGKVTKWFNESAVSLTMPTLEGEPFSLTIRQDVVNAAVATLVPPEELMVLLDYVLPELALRLKSSIKVINEKAADQLGPTQIVKIVTQETPELLLDQGRAKVAQLIVLEVFATSEVRRPFFTLGIEASSEAQFYTKGDQLTLNLNEISANRIHLMNSGIGLFDPELLKDITAEMLTSALLPNENGKLSSRIPVSMVKALGFEAASCSLTNSSVCGSSGS
- the LOC124234486 gene encoding BPI fold-containing family B member 1-like isoform X4: MAGPWTFALCGLLAATLVRATLSPAAVLSLSPEVIEGKLTQKLKDHDAVDILWRLPLLSTMREKPAGGNPILGSLVTFLMKYIIWLKVTSANILQLQIQPSADGQELVVKVPLDMAAGFNMPLVKSIVEMHMETEAQAIIRVETSERGGTLVLRNCSNSQGSLRLSLLRRFSFLVNSLADKVMSFLLPTLPTLVKSQLCPVIEAAFEDMREDLLRLVRVPISLSSGHLQFDLLSPAIKHDVIQLHLQAELSDSQGKVTKWFNESAVSLTMPTLEGEPFSLTIRQDVVNAAVATLVPPEELMVLLDYVLPELALRLKSSIKVINEKAADQLGPTQIVKIVTQETPELLLDQGRAKVAQLIVLEVFATSEVRRPFFTLGIEASSEAQFYTKGDQLTLNLNEISANRIHLMNSGIGLFDPELLKDITAEMLTSALLPNENGKLSSRIPVSMVKALGFEAASCSLTNDALVVTPASS
- the LOC124234486 gene encoding BPI fold-containing family B member 1-like isoform X3, whose protein sequence is MFRCLPPATTDPRKMAGPWTFALCGLLAATLVRATLSPAAVLSLSPEVIEGKLTQKLKDHDAVDILWRLPLLSTMREKPAGGNPILGSLVTFLMKYIIWLKVTSANILQLQIQPSADGQELVVKVPLDMAAGFNMPLVKSIVEMHMETEAQAIIRVETSERGGTLVLRNCSNSQGSLRLSLLRRFSFLVNSLADKVMSFLLPTLPTLVKSQLCPVIEAAFEDMREDLLRLVRVPISLSSGHLQFDLLSPAIKHDVIQLHLQAELSDSQGKVTKWFNESAVSLTMPTLEGEPFSLTIRQDVVNAAVATLVPPEELMVLLDYVLPELALRLKSSIKVINEKAADQLGPTQIVKIVTQETPELLLDQGRAKVAQLIVLEVFATSEVRRPFFTLGIEASSEAQFYTKGDQLTLNLNEISANRIHLMNSGIGLFDPELLKDITAEMLTSALLPNENGKLSSRIPVSMVKALGFEAASCSLTNDALVVTPASS
- the LOC124234486 gene encoding BPI fold-containing family B member 1-like isoform X5 yields the protein MTGTSESKRGISRRFRCLPPATTDPRKMAGPWTFALCGLLAATLVRATLSPAAVLSLSPEVIEGKLTQKLKDHDAVDILWRLPLLSTMREKPAGGNPILGSLVTFLMKYIIWLKVTSANILQLQIQPSADGQELVVKVPLDMAAGFNMPLVKSIVEMHMETEAQAIIRVETSERGGTLVLRNCSNSQGSLRLSLLRRFSFLVNSLADKVMSFLLPTLPTLVKSQLCPVIEAAFEDMREDLLRLVRVPISLSSGHLQFDLLSPAIKHDVIQLHLQAELSDSQGKVTKWFNESAVSLTMPTLEGEPFSLTIRQDVVNAAVATLVPPEELMVLLDYVLPELALRLKSSIKVINEKEASSEAQFYTKGDQLTLNLNEISANRIHLMNSGIGLFDPELLKDITAEMLTSALLPNENGKLSSRIPVSMVKALGFEAASCSLTNDALVVTPASS
- the LOC124234486 gene encoding BPI fold-containing family B member 1-like isoform X1, which codes for MTGTSESKRGISRRFRCLPPATTDPRKMAGPWTFALCGLLAATLVRATLSPAAVLSLSPEVIEGKLTQKLKDHDAVDILWRLPLLSTMREKPAGGNPILGSLVTFLMKYIIWLKVTSANILQLQIQPSADGQELVVKVPLDMAAGFNMPLVKSIVEMHMETEAQAIIRVETSERGGTLVLRNCSNSQGSLRLSLLRRFSFLVNSLADKVMSFLLPTLPTLVKSQLCPVIEAAFEDMREDLLRLVRVPISLSSGHLQFDLLSPAIKHDVIQLHLQAELSDSQGKVTKWFNESAVSLTMPTLEGEPFSLTIRQDVVNAAVATLVPPEELMVLLDYVLPELALRLKSSIKVINEKAADQLGPTQIVKIVTQETPELLLDQGRAKVAQLIVLEVFATSEVRRPFFTLGIEASSEAQFYTKGDQLTLNLNEISANRIHLMNSGIGLFDPELLKDITAEMLTSALLPNENGKLSSRIPVSMVKALGFEAASCSLTNDALVVTPASS